The nucleotide window GAGTATTATAAGAGGAACCAATAGCGGTACGTTGGGAATTGCCTATCCCAATGAAAATATAGGCAAGCAGCATAACAGCGGTATAGAAGCTGTATTGGGGTGGAAAGAGACAAGAGGGAAGTTCGGGTACTCGGTGGCCATTAATGCAGCCATACAGCAAACCAATTTGGTTTACAACGGAGAGCCCGCCCAAATCTACGAATGGATGCAAAGAACAGGGCATCCGGTGGGTCTGACTTATGGATATGTCGCTGAAGGATTATACCAGACACAGGCAGAACTGGATAGCAGGGCAACTACCGAAGGCTATATACCTCAATTAGGAGATATTAAGTTTAAAGATTTGAATAATGATGGGGCCATCAATCAATATGACATGACCATCATTGGGTCCGAAAAGCCGTCTGTTCTTTTGGGAGCCAATTTAGGATTACAATGGAGCCGGTTTGATCTTTCCACCTTACTGGTGGCCGAATTGAACCGGCAGGTATACCCATCCGGAAATAGCTACCGCGAATTCCTGGAGGGAGTGGGGCAGGCATTTGAAGTACATTTGGACCGTTGGACGCCCGCTAATCCTAATGCCAGCTATCCAAGATTAACAACCAATGGAGGTCCTTTTAACGGGGAGTTTAATAATGCTGCTACTAACAGCTTCTGGTTACGCAATGGTAATTTCCTGCGCGTGCGTAGTCTGGAATTAGGATATTCTATACCGGCTTCCATATTGAACAGGATCAAATTGAAATCTACCCGCGTATTTGTGAACGGCTATAACCTGTTTAGTTTATCATCTAAAACCTTTAATGGTGCCGATCCCGAAAATTATCGTGGTTTATATCCCATTCAAAAAGTAGTCAGCTTCGGTATACATGTTAAACTGTAGCAAAGATTTTATTGATAGTGAAATGGCGTTTAGAAATTTATAAAAGAGATACGGCGTTCCTACCAGCTTTTTTGAGGTTTAATGGAGGAATAGCTATAAAAATATAAATAGTACAAGGATGAAAAAGATAATATTTTATTTATCAGCCTTATTGATTATGGGTTTACCCTCCTGCAAGAAATGGGAAACCGAACCGAAGGATCGTGTCTTGATATCAGATGTTTTTGATCCTACGGATAAAGAAGCAATACAGGCAAAGGCTTATTTATTCGGTATCTACTCATTGTTGCCTACAGGCTTTAACCGCATTAACGGGGACTTCCTGGATGCCGCTACCGATGATGCAGTGCCCTCATCAGAAAGATCCAATGTGAGCTTTTTTACCAATGGGCAACTTACTGCTGTAAACTACCCGGATAACAACTGGTTTAACAGCTATTCGTTGGTGCGCAGGTGTAATGTGTTTTTGAAGAATATAGATGTGGTGCCCGTTTCCGATACACTGATCAAACAGTATAAGGCCGAAGCCCGCTTCCTGCGCGCATTTTCATACTTCGAATTGTTAAAGCGATATGGCGGTATTCCGTTAATTGGTGATGAAGTATTGGACCTGGATTCTGATATCAATATTGCACGATCCAGTTACGCAGATTGTGTGAATTATATTGCAAGCGAGGTAGATGCAATCAAAGGAGATTTGCCATTAGGATCGAAAATTACAACCACCGATTTCGGAAGGGCGAATACTGAGGCGGCATTGGCGCTCAAATGCAGGCTGTATTTATATGCAGCAAGTCCTCTTTTTAACGGGGGAGGAGTGGCAACGGATGCGCAAAAAAAAATACTCACAGGTTATCCTGATTATGACGCATCCCGTTGGGATCGCGTGATCCAGGCGGCTGAAGAAATCATTAGCAAGGGTTATTACAAGCTGCCTGCGGGTACGGGTACTGCTACTTACCGTAATGTTTTTACGACAAAGATTAATACCGATATTATTTTCTCCAAGCAGTCGGCTAACTCAACCGGTCTTGAAGCAGCCAGCGCGCCTGTAGGTTATGTGGCGCCCGCTGCAAGCAATGGCCGGACCAGTCCCACACAGGATTTTTTAAATGCTTTTCCTAATCAGAATGGCTCACCTTATGAAGGAAACGTAACTACGCTAAGCCAGTATCAAAACCGTGATCCCCGCCTGAACGCTATCATTTTTTATAATGGTGTTCAGTGGTTGGGAAGAGCCGTGGAAACTTTCGAGGGAGGAAGGGATAAACCCAATCGCCCTTACCAGGTACAAACAAAAACCTCTTACTATTTAAGAAAGTTCCTGGGTGATTTTACAAATGGAACTACTTACTCTAATCAAAGCCATAATTTCCCGTATTTCCGCTATGCTGAAGTCTTATTGAATTATGCGGAGGCGTTAAATGAGACAGGAAGAACAGAAGACGCAGCTAAACAGGTTTTCCTGGTTCGTGCCAGGGCAGGTATCACTGCCGGATCTAATGCACGTTATGGTATACCTGCAGGCATTAATCAGGACCATCTAAGACAAATTATCAAAAATGAACGACGCATTGAGCTAAGCTTTGAGGAACATCGTTTCTGGGACATTCGCCGATGGAAGGATATACAAAACCTGCCAGCCCAATTAACCGGGCTTACCCTGGATAACAGTTCGGGAAGCATAGTGATTGCTCAAAAGGAAATAGCGCCCTTCAAATTTGAGCTTAAAAACTATTACATGCCGATCCCTTTTTCTGAGATTCAGAAAAACAGCAAGTTAATTCAAAATGAAGGCTATTTCTAAACCTGCCAACTAACAAATTAATATGAAAAAATTAGCATACTTTATTATTAGCCTGTTGCTGCTATCGGGCAGCCTGGCGGCACAAGCACAAAAGCGACTGGTAAAAGGAGAGGTGAGAAACCCGGACGGTCCTTTGGCAGGCGTAACGATAGCTGAAAAGGGAGATCCGACAAATGCTACGTTAACGGATGAAAAAGGCCTGTTTAGCATATCTGTATCAGCTACAACTATTGTCGTAAGCTATACCGGCTATATATCTCAGGACATCGATATACAAAACCAGAACACAGTAGACATTACCCTGACACAGGATGATAAGATAATGGACAATGTAGTGGTAGTGGGATTTGGTAAAACCAGCAAAAAAACACTTACAGGTTCGGTGAGCTCCGTTTCGGGGGATGAGATCAGGCAAAGTCCTTCACCCAGTTTGCAGAACAACCTGGCAGGGCGTATCACTGGTTTCAGCAGCCAGCAGCGCAGCGGTCGCCCCGGTGCAGATGCTGCGGCTTTTTATGTTCGCGGAATCAGTTCTTATACCGGTAACAGCCAGCCACTTATTATCGTAGACGATATTGAGTATACCTACCAGCAATTCTTTGCATTAAATGCCAATGAGATCGAATCTATTTCTATACTTAAAGATGCGGCAACAACTTCTATTTATGGTATCAAAGGGGCTAATGGCGTAGTATTGGTAACTACTACGCGTGGGAAGGCCGGGCGCCCTACCATCAGCTTTCAGAGCGAATAT belongs to Niabella yanshanensis and includes:
- a CDS encoding RagB/SusD family nutrient uptake outer membrane protein — translated: MKKIIFYLSALLIMGLPSCKKWETEPKDRVLISDVFDPTDKEAIQAKAYLFGIYSLLPTGFNRINGDFLDAATDDAVPSSERSNVSFFTNGQLTAVNYPDNNWFNSYSLVRRCNVFLKNIDVVPVSDTLIKQYKAEARFLRAFSYFELLKRYGGIPLIGDEVLDLDSDINIARSSYADCVNYIASEVDAIKGDLPLGSKITTTDFGRANTEAALALKCRLYLYAASPLFNGGGVATDAQKKILTGYPDYDASRWDRVIQAAEEIISKGYYKLPAGTGTATYRNVFTTKINTDIIFSKQSANSTGLEAASAPVGYVAPAASNGRTSPTQDFLNAFPNQNGSPYEGNVTTLSQYQNRDPRLNAIIFYNGVQWLGRAVETFEGGRDKPNRPYQVQTKTSYYLRKFLGDFTNGTTYSNQSHNFPYFRYAEVLLNYAEALNETGRTEDAAKQVFLVRARAGITAGSNARYGIPAGINQDHLRQIIKNERRIELSFEEHRFWDIRRWKDIQNLPAQLTGLTLDNSSGSIVIAQKEIAPFKFELKNYYMPIPFSEIQKNSKLIQNEGYF